The following proteins are co-located in the bacterium genome:
- the fusA gene encoding elongation factor G, producing the protein MADDKIGLSQIRNIGIMAHIDAGKTTCSERILFYSGKTHKIGEVHDGAATMDWMDQEQERGITITSAATTTHWREHRISLIDTPGHVDFTAEVERSLRVLDGAVALFCAVGGVQPQSEQVWRQSEKYSVPKIAFINKMDRTGADFYGVVEKIQRILGANAVPIVIPIGKEEAFSGIIDLIKMKEINYNEQDRGQTWTEDPIRDDRLEEAKKWRAFLVEKCAEQNDVLLEKFLETGDLSEEEIMASMRRATIDRKVIPVYCGSAFKNKGVQRLLDGVVDFLPSPADIAPVIGRVGEKEVHRIHSENEPFSALAFKIAADKHMGKIVFIRIYSGSITSGKPVYNSTQKKEQRIGRLLRMHANRQESIDIARCGDIVAAVGLQQTKTGDTLCFEDDSIVLESIEFPAPVISISIKPESRADDEKLSHSLHALADEDPTFVVSFDDETKETIIAGMGELHLEVLVERMKREYGVVAQVGRPEVAYRETGTCLSDGEYKHVKQSGGRGQFAHVCMRLEPLAPGEGFEFVNEVRGGRIPQNFIAPVEKGVIKAMMKGPIAGFPVVDMRVVLYDGSYHEVDSNEFAFVEAARAGFHKLFLESKPHLLEPVMSVEVVTPEDYMGAATGSVCQRRGRIDSMDEQAEYKVIRAMVPLSEMFGYSNVVRTISQGRASYTMHFEHYEAVPFGLAEEIVTKRREMKKIN; encoded by the coding sequence ATGGCTGACGACAAGATTGGATTATCGCAGATTCGAAACATCGGAATTATGGCGCATATTGACGCGGGTAAAACCACGTGCAGTGAGCGTATTCTTTTCTACTCCGGTAAAACCCACAAAATCGGTGAGGTTCATGATGGTGCCGCCACGATGGACTGGATGGACCAGGAGCAGGAACGCGGAATTACCATTACCTCCGCCGCCACCACCACGCACTGGCGCGAACATCGCATTTCCCTGATCGATACCCCAGGGCATGTTGACTTCACGGCTGAAGTTGAACGCAGTCTGCGCGTGCTGGATGGGGCCGTGGCTCTTTTCTGCGCCGTGGGCGGTGTTCAACCCCAGTCTGAACAAGTCTGGCGCCAGAGCGAAAAATACAGCGTTCCAAAAATTGCATTCATTAACAAAATGGATCGCACAGGCGCTGATTTCTACGGCGTTGTTGAAAAAATCCAGAGGATCCTGGGCGCCAACGCCGTTCCGATCGTCATTCCGATTGGTAAAGAAGAAGCCTTCTCAGGCATCATCGATCTGATCAAGATGAAGGAAATTAATTACAACGAACAGGATCGCGGCCAGACTTGGACGGAAGACCCCATCCGGGATGACCGCCTTGAAGAAGCCAAGAAATGGCGCGCTTTCCTCGTTGAGAAATGCGCCGAGCAAAATGACGTGCTTCTTGAGAAATTCCTTGAGACCGGCGACCTGTCGGAAGAAGAAATCATGGCCAGCATGCGAAGGGCGACCATTGACCGCAAGGTGATCCCCGTTTATTGCGGCTCTGCTTTCAAAAACAAAGGTGTTCAGCGCCTTCTGGACGGTGTCGTCGACTTCCTTCCCTCCCCTGCGGACATTGCCCCGGTGATCGGACGCGTGGGCGAAAAGGAAGTGCACCGGATCCATTCCGAAAACGAGCCTTTCTCCGCGTTGGCCTTTAAGATCGCGGCCGACAAGCACATGGGGAAAATCGTTTTCATTCGAATCTATTCAGGCTCAATCACCTCAGGCAAGCCGGTGTATAACAGCACTCAGAAAAAAGAGCAGCGCATCGGCCGTCTACTGCGAATGCATGCCAACCGGCAGGAATCCATTGATATCGCCCGTTGCGGTGATATCGTGGCCGCGGTCGGTTTGCAGCAAACCAAAACCGGGGACACCTTATGCTTCGAAGACGACTCCATCGTCCTTGAGTCCATTGAGTTCCCCGCCCCCGTCATTTCCATCAGCATTAAGCCTGAGAGCCGGGCGGATGATGAGAAATTGAGCCATTCTCTCCATGCTCTCGCGGATGAAGATCCTACTTTCGTGGTCAGTTTTGATGACGAAACAAAGGAAACCATCATCGCAGGTATGGGTGAACTTCATCTGGAAGTGCTTGTTGAGCGCATGAAACGTGAGTACGGCGTGGTGGCCCAGGTAGGCCGCCCTGAAGTGGCTTACCGGGAAACGGGCACCTGCCTGTCCGATGGCGAATACAAACACGTCAAGCAGTCTGGTGGCCGTGGTCAGTTCGCGCATGTCTGTATGCGTCTTGAACCTCTCGCCCCCGGTGAAGGGTTTGAGTTCGTCAACGAAGTCCGCGGTGGCCGTATTCCTCAGAACTTCATTGCCCCTGTTGAAAAAGGTGTGATCAAAGCAATGATGAAGGGCCCGATTGCCGGATTTCCTGTGGTGGATATGCGAGTCGTGCTTTACGACGGGTCTTACCATGAGGTTGACTCGAATGAATTCGCCTTTGTTGAAGCGGCCCGCGCCGGCTTCCACAAGCTCTTTCTGGAAAGCAAGCCGCACCTTCTGGAACCGGTCATGTCGGTGGAAGTGGTCACCCCGGAAGACTACATGGGCGCCGCCACGGGCTCGGTATGTCAACGCCGGGGCCGTATCGACTCCATGGATGAACAGGCGGAATACAAAGTCATCCGCGCCATGGTTCCGCTCAGCGAAATGTTCGGCTACTCAAATGTGGTGCGCACCATTTCACAGGGCCGCGCCTCGTACACGATGCACTTCGAACATTATGAAGCCGTACCGTTTGGCCTGGCTGAAGAAATCGTCACCAAGCGCCGGGAAATGAAGAAGATCAACTAA